One Gossypium raimondii isolate GPD5lz chromosome 3, ASM2569854v1, whole genome shotgun sequence genomic window carries:
- the LOC128039808 gene encoding uncharacterized protein LOC128039808 isoform X4 yields MSSICFAVNTGRQDLLSSTSSATTERGKVCVFDLLCYQCRKARSVVFNQLRYNRERQGLYLRSASLSMQEGKICCLQPAPLQPREARFVSSICFAVNAGKQDLLSSTSSATTERGKVCVFDLLHCQCRKARSVVFNQLRYNRERKGLCLRSASLSMQEGKICCLQPAPIQLREVRFLSSICFAVNAGRQDLLSSTSSATTERGKVCVFDLLRCQCRKARSVVFNQLRYNRDRQGLWVRSVSLSMQEGKICCLQPAPLQPREARFVSSIYFAVNAGRQDLLSSTSFTTTEGGKACVFDPLRCRFRKTRSVVINQLHYNRERQVLCLRFVSMSIQEGKICCHQPAPLQPREVRFVSLICFAVNAGRQDLLSSTSSATTERGKVCVFDLLCCQCRKARFVVFNQLRYNRERQGLCLRSASLSMQEGKICCLQPAPLQPKETRFVSSICFTVNAGRQDLLSSLICSLWNMTCTMNLIMPND; encoded by the exons atgtcttcgatctgcttcgctgtcaatacaggaaggcaagatttgttgtcttcaaccagctccgctacaaccgagagaggcaaggtttgtgttttcgatctgctttgctatcaatgtaggaaggcaagatctgttgtcttcaaccagctccgcTACAACCGAGAGAGACAAGGtttgtatcttcgatctgcttcgctgtcaatgcaggaaggcaagatctgttgtcttcaaccagctccgctacaaccgagagaggcaaggtttgtgtcttcgatctgcttcgctgtcaatgcaggaaagcaagatctgttgtcttcaaccagctccgctacaaccgagagaggtaaggtttgtgtcttcgatctgcttcactgtcaatgtaggaaggcaagatctgttgtcttcaaccagctccgctacaaccgagagaggaaaggtttgtgtcttcgatctgcttcgctgtcaatgcaggaaggcaagatttgttgtcttcaaccagctccgaTACAACTGAGAGAAGTAAGGTTtctgtcttcgatctgcttcgctgtcaatgcaggaagacaagatctgttgtcttcaaccagctctgctacaaccgagagaggcaaggtttgtgtctttgatctgcttcgctgtcaatgcaggaaggcaagatctgttgtcttcaaccaacTCCGCTACAACCGAGACAGGCAAGGTTTGTGGGTTCGATCTGTTtcgttgtcaatgcaggaaggcaagatttgttgtcttcaaccagctccgctacaaccgagagaggcaaggtttgtgtcttcgatctacttcgctgtcaatgcaggaaggcaagatctattgtcttcaaccagcttcactacaaccgagggaggcaaggcttgtgTCTTCGATCCGCTTCGCTGTCGAttcaggaagacaagatctgttgtcatcaaccagctccactacaaccgagagaggcaagttTTGTGTCTTCGATTCGTTTCGATGTCGAttcaagaaggcaagatctgttgtcatcaaccagctccactacaaccgagagaggtaaggtttgtgtctttgatctgcttcgctgtcaatgcaggaaggcaagatctgttgtcttcaaccagctccgctacaaccgagagaggtaaggtttgtgtcttcgatctgctttgctgtcaatgcaggaaggcaagatttgttgtcttcaaccagctccgctacaaccgagagaggcaag gtttgtgtcttcgatctgcttcgctgtcaatgcaggaaggcaagatctgttgtcttcaaccagctccgcTACAACCGAAAGAgacaaggtttgtgtcttcgatctgcttcactgtcaatgcaggaaggcaagatttgttgtcttcattgatctgttctctgtggaacatgacctgtacaatgaacctaattatgcctaatgattag
- the LOC128039808 gene encoding uncharacterized protein LOC128039808 isoform X15, with translation MSSICFAVNTGRQDLLSSTSSATTERGKVCVFDLLCYQCRKARSVVFNQLRYNRERQGLYLRSASLSMQEGKICCLQPAPLQPREARFVSSICFAVNAGKQDLLSSTSSATTERGKVCVFDLLHCQCRKARSVVFNQLRYNRERKGLCLRSASLSMQEGKICCLQPAPIQLREVRFLSSICFAVNAGRQDLLSSTSSATTERGKVCVFDLLRCQCRKARSVVFNQLRYNRDRQGLWVRSVSLSMQEGKICCLQPAPLQPREARFVSLICFAVNAGRQDLLSSTSSATTERGKVCVFDLLRCQCRKARSVIFNQLRYNRERQGLCLRSASLSMQEGKICCLQPAPLQPKETRFVSSICFTVNAGRQDLLSSLICSLWNMTCTMNLIMPND, from the exons atgtcttcgatctgcttcgctgtcaatacaggaaggcaagatttgttgtcttcaaccagctccgctacaaccgagagaggcaaggtttgtgttttcgatctgctttgctatcaatgtaggaaggcaagatctgttgtcttcaaccagctccgcTACAACCGAGAGAGACAAGGtttgtatcttcgatctgcttcgctgtcaatgcaggaaggcaagatctgttgtcttcaaccagctccgctacaaccgagagaggcaaggtttgtgtcttcgatctgcttcgctgtcaatgcaggaaagcaagatctgttgtcttcaaccagctccgctacaaccgagagaggtaaggtttgtgtcttcgatctgcttcactgtcaatgtaggaaggcaagatctgttgtcttcaaccagctccgctacaaccgagagaggaaaggtttgtgtcttcgatctgcttcgctgtcaatgcaggaaggcaagatttgttgtcttcaaccagctccgaTACAACTGAGAGAAGTAAGGTTtctgtcttcgatctgcttcgctgtcaatgcaggaagacaagatctgttgtcttcaaccagctctgctacaaccgagagaggcaaggtttgtgtctttgatctgcttcgctgtcaatgcaggaaggcaagatctgttgtcttcaaccaacTCCGCTACAACCGAGACAGGCAAGGTTTGTGGGTTCGATCTGTTtcgttgtcaatgcaggaaggcaagatttgttgtcttcaaccagctccgctacaaccgagagaggcaag gtttgtgtctttgatctgcttcgctgtcaatgcaggaaggcaagatctgttgtcttcaaccagctccgctacaaccgagagag gcaaggtttgtgtcttcgatctgcttcgctgtcaatgcaggaaggcaagatctgttatcttcaaccagctccgctacaaccgagagaggcaaggtttgtgtcttcgatctgcttcgctgtcaatgcaggaaggcaagatctgttgtcttcaaccagctccgcTACAACCGAAAGAgacaaggtttgtgtcttcgatctgcttcactgtcaatgcaggaaggcaagatttgttgtcttcattgatctgttctctgtggaacatgacctgtacaatgaacctaattatgcctaatgattag
- the LOC128039808 gene encoding uncharacterized protein LOC128039808 isoform X5 yields MSSICFAVNTGRQDLLSSTSSATTERGKVCVFDLLCYQCRKARSVVFNQLRYNRERQGLYLRSASLSMQEGKICCLQPAPLQPREARFVSSICFAVNAGKQDLLSSTSSATTERGKVCVFDLLHCQCRKARSVVFNQLRYNRERKGLCLRSASLSMQEGKICCLQPAPIQLREVRFLSSICFAVNAGRQDLLSSTSSATTERGKVCVFDLLRCQCRKARSVVFNQLRYNRDRQGLWVRSVSLSMQEGKICCLQPAPLQPREARFVSSIYFAVNAGRQDLLSSTSFTTTEGGKACVFDPLRCRFRKTRSVVINQLHYNRERQVLCLRFVSMSIQEGKICCHQPAPLQPREVRFVSLICFAVNAGRQDLLSSTSSATTERGKVCVFDLLRCQCRKARSVIFNQLRYNRERQGLCLRSASLSMQEGKICCLQPAPLQPKETRFVSSICFTVNAGRQDLLSSLICSLWNMTCTMNLIMPND; encoded by the exons atgtcttcgatctgcttcgctgtcaatacaggaaggcaagatttgttgtcttcaaccagctccgctacaaccgagagaggcaaggtttgtgttttcgatctgctttgctatcaatgtaggaaggcaagatctgttgtcttcaaccagctccgcTACAACCGAGAGAGACAAGGtttgtatcttcgatctgcttcgctgtcaatgcaggaaggcaagatctgttgtcttcaaccagctccgctacaaccgagagaggcaaggtttgtgtcttcgatctgcttcgctgtcaatgcaggaaagcaagatctgttgtcttcaaccagctccgctacaaccgagagaggtaaggtttgtgtcttcgatctgcttcactgtcaatgtaggaaggcaagatctgttgtcttcaaccagctccgctacaaccgagagaggaaaggtttgtgtcttcgatctgcttcgctgtcaatgcaggaaggcaagatttgttgtcttcaaccagctccgaTACAACTGAGAGAAGTAAGGTTtctgtcttcgatctgcttcgctgtcaatgcaggaagacaagatctgttgtcttcaaccagctctgctacaaccgagagaggcaaggtttgtgtctttgatctgcttcgctgtcaatgcaggaaggcaagatctgttgtcttcaaccaacTCCGCTACAACCGAGACAGGCAAGGTTTGTGGGTTCGATCTGTTtcgttgtcaatgcaggaaggcaagatttgttgtcttcaaccagctccgctacaaccgagagaggcaaggtttgtgtcttcgatctacttcgctgtcaatgcaggaaggcaagatctattgtcttcaaccagcttcactacaaccgagggaggcaaggcttgtgTCTTCGATCCGCTTCGCTGTCGAttcaggaagacaagatctgttgtcatcaaccagctccactacaaccgagagaggcaagttTTGTGTCTTCGATTCGTTTCGATGTCGAttcaagaaggcaagatctgttgtcatcaaccagctccactacaaccgagagaggtaaggtttgtgtctttgatctgcttcgctgtcaatgcaggaaggcaagatctgttgtcttcaaccagctccgctacaaccgagagag gcaaggtttgtgtcttcgatctgcttcgctgtcaatgcaggaaggcaagatctgttatcttcaaccagctccgctacaaccgagagaggcaaggtttgtgtcttcgatctgcttcgctgtcaatgcaggaaggcaagatctgttgtcttcaaccagctccgcTACAACCGAAAGAgacaaggtttgtgtcttcgatctgcttcactgtcaatgcaggaaggcaagatttgttgtcttcattgatctgttctctgtggaacatgacctgtacaatgaacctaattatgcctaatgattag
- the LOC128039808 gene encoding uncharacterized protein LOC128039808 isoform X2: MQEGKICCLQPAPLQPRGKVYVFDLLRCQYRKARFVVFNQLRYNRERQGLYLRSASLSMQEGKICCLQPAPLQPREARFVSSICFAVNAGKQDLLSSTSSATTERGKVCVFDLLHCQCRKARSVVFNQLRYNRERKGLCLRSASLSMQEGKICCLQPAPIQLREVRFLSSICFAVNAGRQDLLSSTSSATTERGKVCVFDLLRCQCRKARSVVFNQLRYNRDRQGLWVRSVSLSMQEGKICCLQPAPLQPREARFVSSIYFAVNAGRQDLLSSTSFTTTEGGKACVFDPLRCRFRKTRSVVINQLHYNRERQVLCLRFVSMSIQEGKICCHQPAPLQPREVRFVSLICFAVNAGRQDLLSSTSSATTERGKVCVFDLLCCQCRKARFVVFNQLRYNRERQGLCLRSASLSMQEGKICYLQPAPLQPREARFVSSICFAVNAGRQDLLSSTSSATTERDKVCVFDLLHCQCRKARFVVFIDLFSVEHDLYNEPNYA, encoded by the exons atgcaggaaggcaagatctgttgtcttcaaccagctccgtTACAACCGAGAGGCAAGGTttatgtcttcgatctgcttcgctgtcaatacaggaaggcaagatttgttgtcttcaaccagctccgctacaaccgagagaggcaag GtttgtatcttcgatctgcttcgctgtcaatgcaggaaggcaagatctgttgtcttcaaccagctccgctacaaccgagagaggcaaggtttgtgtcttcgatctgcttcgctgtcaatgcaggaaagcaagatctgttgtcttcaaccagctccgctacaaccgagagaggtaaggtttgtgtcttcgatctgcttcactgtcaatgtaggaaggcaagatctgttgtcttcaaccagctccgctacaaccgagagaggaaaggtttgtgtcttcgatctgcttcgctgtcaatgcaggaaggcaagatttgttgtcttcaaccagctccgaTACAACTGAGAGAAGTAAGGTTtctgtcttcgatctgcttcgctgtcaatgcaggaagacaagatctgttgtcttcaaccagctctgctacaaccgagagaggcaaggtttgtgtctttgatctgcttcgctgtcaatgcaggaaggcaagatctgttgtcttcaaccaacTCCGCTACAACCGAGACAGGCAAGGTTTGTGGGTTCGATCTGTTtcgttgtcaatgcaggaaggcaagatttgttgtcttcaaccagctccgctacaaccgagagaggcaaggtttgtgtcttcgatctacttcgctgtcaatgcaggaaggcaagatctattgtcttcaaccagcttcactacaaccgagggaggcaaggcttgtgTCTTCGATCCGCTTCGCTGTCGAttcaggaagacaagatctgttgtcatcaaccagctccactacaaccgagagaggcaagttTTGTGTCTTCGATTCGTTTCGATGTCGAttcaagaaggcaagatctgttgtcatcaaccagctccactacaaccgagagaggtaaggtttgtgtctttgatctgcttcgctgtcaatgcaggaaggcaagatctgttgtcttcaaccagctccgctacaaccgagagaggtaaggtttgtgtcttcgatctgctttgctgtcaatgcaggaaggcaagatttgttgtcttcaaccagctccgctacaaccgagagaggcaaggtttgtgtcttcgatctgcttcgctgtcaatgcaggaaggcaagatctgttatcttcaaccagctccgctacaaccgagagaggcaaggtttgtgtcttcgatctgcttcgctgtcaatgcaggaaggcaagatctgttgtcttcaaccagctccgcTACAACCGAAAGAgacaaggtttgtgtcttcgatctgcttcactgtcaatgcaggaaggcaagatttgttgtcttcattgatctgttctctgtggaacatgacctgtacaatgaacctaattatgcctaa
- the LOC128039808 gene encoding uncharacterized protein LOC128039808 isoform X13 → MSSICFAVNTGRQDLLSSTSSATTERGKVCVFDLLCYQCRKARSVVFNQLRYNRERQGLYLRSASLSMQEGKICCLQPAPLQPREARFVSSICFAVNAGKQDLLSSTSSATTERGKVCVFDLLHCQCRKARSVVFNQLRYNRERKGLCLRSASLSMQEGKICCLQPAPIQLREVRFLSSICFAVNAGRQDLLSSTSSATTERGKVCVFDLLRCQCRKARSVVFNQLRYNRDRQGLWVRSVSLSMQEGKICCLQPAPLQPREARFVSLICFAVNAGRQDLLSSTSSATTERGKVCVFDLLCCQCRKARFVVFNQLRYNRERQGLCLRSASLSMQEGKICYLQPAPLQPREARFVSSICFAVNAGRQDLLSSTSSATTERDKVCVFDLLHCQCRKARFVVFIDLFSVEHDLYNEPNYA, encoded by the exons atgtcttcgatctgcttcgctgtcaatacaggaaggcaagatttgttgtcttcaaccagctccgctacaaccgagagaggcaaggtttgtgttttcgatctgctttgctatcaatgtaggaaggcaagatctgttgtcttcaaccagctccgcTACAACCGAGAGAGACAAGGtttgtatcttcgatctgcttcgctgtcaatgcaggaaggcaagatctgttgtcttcaaccagctccgctacaaccgagagaggcaaggtttgtgtcttcgatctgcttcgctgtcaatgcaggaaagcaagatctgttgtcttcaaccagctccgctacaaccgagagaggtaaggtttgtgtcttcgatctgcttcactgtcaatgtaggaaggcaagatctgttgtcttcaaccagctccgctacaaccgagagaggaaaggtttgtgtcttcgatctgcttcgctgtcaatgcaggaaggcaagatttgttgtcttcaaccagctccgaTACAACTGAGAGAAGTAAGGTTtctgtcttcgatctgcttcgctgtcaatgcaggaagacaagatctgttgtcttcaaccagctctgctacaaccgagagaggcaaggtttgtgtctttgatctgcttcgctgtcaatgcaggaaggcaagatctgttgtcttcaaccaacTCCGCTACAACCGAGACAGGCAAGGTTTGTGGGTTCGATCTGTTtcgttgtcaatgcaggaaggcaagatttgttgtcttcaaccagctccgctacaaccgagagaggcaag gtttgtgtctttgatctgcttcgctgtcaatgcaggaaggcaagatctgttgtcttcaaccagctccgctacaaccgagagaggtaaggtttgtgtcttcgatctgctttgctgtcaatgcaggaaggcaagatttgttgtcttcaaccagctccgctacaaccgagagaggcaaggtttgtgtcttcgatctgcttcgctgtcaatgcaggaaggcaagatctgttatcttcaaccagctccgctacaaccgagagaggcaaggtttgtgtcttcgatctgcttcgctgtcaatgcaggaaggcaagatctgttgtcttcaaccagctccgcTACAACCGAAAGAgacaaggtttgtgtcttcgatctgcttcactgtcaatgcaggaaggcaagatttgttgtcttcattgatctgttctctgtggaacatgacctgtacaatgaacctaattatgcctaa
- the LOC128039808 gene encoding uncharacterized protein LOC128039808 isoform X14 — MSSICFAVNTGRQDLLSSTSSATTERGKVCIFDLLRCQCRKARSVVFNQLRYNRERQGLCLRSASLSMQEGKICCLQPAPIQLREVRFLSSICFAVNAGRQDLLSSTSSATTERGKVCVFDLLRCQCRKARSVVFNQLRYNRDRQGLWVRSVSLSMQEGKICCLQPAPLQPREARFVSSIYFAVNAGRQDLLSSTSFTTTEGGKACVFDPLRCRFRKTRSVVINQLHYNRERQVLCLRFVSMSIQEGKICCHQPAPLQPREVRFVSLICFAVNAGRQDLLSSTSSATTERGKVCVFDLLCCQCRKARFVVFNQLRYNRERQGLCLRSASLSMQEGKICYLQPAPLQPREARFVSSICFAVNAGRQDLLSSTSSATTERDKVCVFDLLHCQCRKARFVVFIDLFSVEHDLYNEPNYA; from the exons atgtcttcgatctgcttcgctgtcaatacaggaaggcaagatttgttgtcttcaaccagctccgctacaaccgagagaggcaag Gtttgtatcttcgatctgcttcgctgtcaatgcaggaaggcaagatctgttgtcttcaaccagctccgctacaaccgagagaggcaag gtttgtgtcttcgatctgcttcgctgtcaatgcaggaaggcaagatttgttgtcttcaaccagctccgaTACAACTGAGAGAAGTAAGGTTtctgtcttcgatctgcttcgctgtcaatgcaggaagacaagatctgttgtcttcaaccagctctgctacaaccgagagaggcaaggtttgtgtctttgatctgcttcgctgtcaatgcaggaaggcaagatctgttgtcttcaaccaacTCCGCTACAACCGAGACAGGCAAGGTTTGTGGGTTCGATCTGTTtcgttgtcaatgcaggaaggcaagatttgttgtcttcaaccagctccgctacaaccgagagaggcaaggtttgtgtcttcgatctacttcgctgtcaatgcaggaaggcaagatctattgtcttcaaccagcttcactacaaccgagggaggcaaggcttgtgTCTTCGATCCGCTTCGCTGTCGAttcaggaagacaagatctgttgtcatcaaccagctccactacaaccgagagaggcaagttTTGTGTCTTCGATTCGTTTCGATGTCGAttcaagaaggcaagatctgttgtcatcaaccagctccactacaaccgagagaggtaaggtttgtgtctttgatctgcttcgctgtcaatgcaggaaggcaagatctgttgtcttcaaccagctccgctacaaccgagagaggtaaggtttgtgtcttcgatctgctttgctgtcaatgcaggaaggcaagatttgttgtcttcaaccagctccgctacaaccgagagaggcaaggtttgtgtcttcgatctgcttcgctgtcaatgcaggaaggcaagatctgttatcttcaaccagctccgctacaaccgagagaggcaaggtttgtgtcttcgatctgcttcgctgtcaatgcaggaaggcaagatctgttgtcttcaaccagctccgcTACAACCGAAAGAgacaaggtttgtgtcttcgatctgcttcactgtcaatgcaggaaggcaagatttgttgtcttcattgatctgttctctgtggaacatgacctgtacaatgaacctaattatgcctaa
- the LOC128039808 gene encoding uncharacterized protein LOC128039808 isoform X1 — protein MSSICFAVNTGRQDLLSSTSSATTERGKVCVFDLLCYQCRKARSVVFNQLRYNRERQGLYLRSASLSMQEGKICCLQPAPLQPREARFVSSICFAVNAGKQDLLSSTSSATTERGKVCVFDLLHCQCRKARSVVFNQLRYNRERKGLCLRSASLSMQEGKICCLQPAPIQLREVRFLSSICFAVNAGRQDLLSSTSSATTERGKVCVFDLLRCQCRKARSVVFNQLRYNRDRQGLWVRSVSLSMQEGKICCLQPAPLQPREARFVSSIYFAVNAGRQDLLSSTSFTTTEGGKACVFDPLRCRFRKTRSVVINQLHYNRERQVLCLRFVSMSIQEGKICCHQPAPLQPREVRFVSLICFAVNAGRQDLLSSTSSATTERGKVCVFDLLCCQCRKARFVVFNQLRYNRERQGLCLRSASLSMQEGKICYLQPAPLQPREARFVSSICFAVNAGRQDLLSSTSSATTERDKVCVFDLLHCQCRKARFVVFIDLFSVEHDLYNEPNYA, from the coding sequence atgtcttcgatctgcttcgctgtcaatacaggaaggcaagatttgttgtcttcaaccagctccgctacaaccgagagaggcaaggtttgtgttttcgatctgctttgctatcaatgtaggaaggcaagatctgttgtcttcaaccagctccgcTACAACCGAGAGAGACAAGGtttgtatcttcgatctgcttcgctgtcaatgcaggaaggcaagatctgttgtcttcaaccagctccgctacaaccgagagaggcaaggtttgtgtcttcgatctgcttcgctgtcaatgcaggaaagcaagatctgttgtcttcaaccagctccgctacaaccgagagaggtaaggtttgtgtcttcgatctgcttcactgtcaatgtaggaaggcaagatctgttgtcttcaaccagctccgctacaaccgagagaggaaaggtttgtgtcttcgatctgcttcgctgtcaatgcaggaaggcaagatttgttgtcttcaaccagctccgaTACAACTGAGAGAAGTAAGGTTtctgtcttcgatctgcttcgctgtcaatgcaggaagacaagatctgttgtcttcaaccagctctgctacaaccgagagaggcaaggtttgtgtctttgatctgcttcgctgtcaatgcaggaaggcaagatctgttgtcttcaaccaacTCCGCTACAACCGAGACAGGCAAGGTTTGTGGGTTCGATCTGTTtcgttgtcaatgcaggaaggcaagatttgttgtcttcaaccagctccgctacaaccgagagaggcaaggtttgtgtcttcgatctacttcgctgtcaatgcaggaaggcaagatctattgtcttcaaccagcttcactacaaccgagggaggcaaggcttgtgTCTTCGATCCGCTTCGCTGTCGAttcaggaagacaagatctgttgtcatcaaccagctccactacaaccgagagaggcaagttTTGTGTCTTCGATTCGTTTCGATGTCGAttcaagaaggcaagatctgttgtcatcaaccagctccactacaaccgagagaggtaaggtttgtgtctttgatctgcttcgctgtcaatgcaggaaggcaagatctgttgtcttcaaccagctccgctacaaccgagagaggtaaggtttgtgtcttcgatctgctttgctgtcaatgcaggaaggcaagatttgttgtcttcaaccagctccgctacaaccgagagaggcaaggtttgtgtcttcgatctgcttcgctgtcaatgcaggaaggcaagatctgttatcttcaaccagctccgctacaaccgagagaggcaaggtttgtgtcttcgatctgcttcgctgtcaatgcaggaaggcaagatctgttgtcttcaaccagctccgcTACAACCGAAAGAgacaaggtttgtgtcttcgatctgcttcactgtcaatgcaggaaggcaagatttgttgtcttcattgatctgttctctgtggaacatgacctgtacaatgaacctaattatgcctaa